From a single Oreochromis niloticus isolate F11D_XX linkage group LG3, O_niloticus_UMD_NMBU, whole genome shotgun sequence genomic region:
- the LOC109198954 gene encoding programmed cell death 1 ligand 1-like isoform X1 produces MWSCRALLLSVLTVNLFCAAVGQSNFTMSAEQEIYQAEEKSNITITWLLHFDTNRPPDFLQIDLMNVKRKTRVFFYNSETDTEVYPDENYRGRLQCEPQLARKGRLECVLTDLRLNDTGTYHCIVVLNEEVSSKTCDLNVTAAFEKPVEVSSKPANSKRIGLHAALALLAVVIIALSLRYLPVIFFK; encoded by the exons ATGTGGAGCTGCAgagctctcctcctctcagtaTTAACTGTGAATCTCTTCTGTGCTGCAGTGG GTCAAAGTAACTTCACTATGAGTGCAGAACAGGAGATCTACCAAGCTGAGGAAAAAAGTAACATCACAATAACATGGCTGCTCCATTTTGACACCAACAGGCCTCCTGACTTCCTGCAAATAGACTTAATGAATGTGAAAAGGAAGACACGGGTTTTCTTCTATAACAGTGAGACTGACACTGAGGTGTATCCAGATGAGAACTACAGAGGACGACTGCAGTGTGAGCCACAGCTCGCCAGGAAAGGACGACTTGAATGTGTCTTAACTGATCTCAGGCTCAACGACACGGGGACATATCACTGCATCGTTGTCCTTAACGAAGAAGTTAGTTCCAAAACCTGTGACCTCAATGTTACAG CAGCGTTTGAAAAACCTGTGGAAGTGTCATCAAAACCAGCGAACTCTAAGAGGATCGGCCTCCACGCAGCTCTGGCTTTGCTTGCAGTGGTGATTATAGCGCTATCACTGCGTTACCTGCctgtaatattttttaaataa
- the LOC102079871 gene encoding GTPase IMAP family member 6: protein MANEPELRMVLVGKTRVGKSAAGNTILRKRAFETMRRPAVAAPVTLRREEEFYGQTLVLVDTPGLLHPNQDQDEVKRQITNCISLAAPGPHVFLVVINPNRFTEDDRRIMRTIRQIFGENLARFSLLLFTHGDILEAQGRSIEEIIRENQSLRSIIHQCHGGYHVLNNNDGDLTQVLELQRKIHVLFQRNGGRYYTDEMLREPSLGNVMATSFAIGVLVGLLGLGILAVRK from the exons ATGGCCA ATGAACCTGAGCTCAGGATGGTGCTTGTTGGGAAAACGAGAGTTGGGAAGAGTGCAGCTGGAAACACCATCTTAAGGAAAAGAGCTTTTGAAACTATGAGGCGTCCTGCTGTAGCAGCACCAGTAACTctgaggagagaagaagagtTTTATGGACAAACACTGGTTTTAGTTGATACTCCAGGCCTGCTCCATCCTAATCAAGATCAAGATGAGGTGAAGAGGCAAATCACTAACTGCATCTCATTAGCTGCTCCGGGTCCACACGTGTTCCTGGTTGTGATCAATCCAAACAGATTCACAGAAGATGATAGAAGAATAATGAGAACCATTCGGCAGATATTTGGAGAAAACCTAGCACGTTTCTCTTTGCTCTTGTTCACCCACGGAGACATTCTGGAAGCTCAGGGGCGCTCCATTGAAGAAATAATCCGTGAAAATCAATCTCTCCGTTCTATCATTCATCAGTGTCATGGAGGATATCATGTTTTAAATAACAATGATGGGGATCTCACTCAGGTCTTAGAGTTGCAGAGGAAGATACACGTGCTGTTTCAGAGAAATGGAGGACGATACTACACTGATGAGATGCTAAGAGAGCCCAGTCTGGGAAATGTTATGGCCACCAGTTTTGCCATTGGCGTTCTTGTAGGTCTACTGGGACTGGGAATACTTGCAGTGCGAAAGTAG
- the LOC109198954 gene encoding programmed cell death 1 ligand 1-like isoform X2 has protein sequence MWSCRALLLSVLTVNLFCAAVGQSNFTMSAEQEIYQAEEKSNITITWLLHFDTNRPPDFLQIDLMNVKRKTRVFFYNSETDTEVYPDENYRGRLQCEPQLARKGRLECVLTDLRLNDTGTYHCIVVLNEEVSSKTCDLNVTAFEKPVEVSSKPANSKRIGLHAALALLAVVIIALSLRYLPVIFFK, from the exons ATGTGGAGCTGCAgagctctcctcctctcagtaTTAACTGTGAATCTCTTCTGTGCTGCAGTGG GTCAAAGTAACTTCACTATGAGTGCAGAACAGGAGATCTACCAAGCTGAGGAAAAAAGTAACATCACAATAACATGGCTGCTCCATTTTGACACCAACAGGCCTCCTGACTTCCTGCAAATAGACTTAATGAATGTGAAAAGGAAGACACGGGTTTTCTTCTATAACAGTGAGACTGACACTGAGGTGTATCCAGATGAGAACTACAGAGGACGACTGCAGTGTGAGCCACAGCTCGCCAGGAAAGGACGACTTGAATGTGTCTTAACTGATCTCAGGCTCAACGACACGGGGACATATCACTGCATCGTTGTCCTTAACGAAGAAGTTAGTTCCAAAACCTGTGACCTCAATGTTACAG CGTTTGAAAAACCTGTGGAAGTGTCATCAAAACCAGCGAACTCTAAGAGGATCGGCCTCCACGCAGCTCTGGCTTTGCTTGCAGTGGTGATTATAGCGCTATCACTGCGTTACCTGCctgtaatattttttaaataa